From Malaya genurostris strain Urasoe2022 chromosome 2, Malgen_1.1, whole genome shotgun sequence:
TGAATATATAAAAGTGATTCAAACTGTATCAtgaaattgtaaaaattaaCAATCAAATAAAAACATAAATACAAAAAACCTGTATAGACCCGGCGTATAAAAAATTTCTCATAACTAGAATATCAGTTATTTGgagcaagacaatcgttcgagaatgtagaaaaaaaaaactgcaatctaaaaataaaataaattcaatatttCTTTTCCGATAATGAATCTAGAATCGATAACGAAAATCGTGACAGTAGCTCTCAAAGGTGGAATTCGAGCTTACCTGTCTCTTCCAACCAGTGTACCTGCTCTGCTAATGAGACATCCTGAAAATACTAACCATCGAAAGCAAcagtttaattaatccaattactgCAACATAAGCAAGGTAAATAGCcggaaaaaactattttaatattgcttgccaaacataATGTTGCAAGGAAAAATTTAAACCGGTAGTAATCAAAGTGAttaattaatttgaatcatcGACTAATTCATGAGATAAGATTTTGTCCCATCTTAATTGCAATTCGTTGGTTAATTGAGCgaaaaggtcccgtgttgggggTCCAATGCATCGGACGCTGGtcatacaaaccagttgtcgtatgttcgagccccgagctggaaggattcttagtgtcagttggatccatagtactagccatgcaatgattctgtacactaagaatcggctgcgaaggctgttcaaacagaaaggtcaaattccacaaaaggaatgtaatgccaagactttgctttggttAATTGAGCTGATTGGAAATAATCTTATAGAAAATTATTTATATATTAAAACGAATGAAAAAAGTAATTAACAAGGATCGGTATAGATAACAGCTGTATATCGGTTGATATGCAAATCGATCAATAcgcaaaagaaaaaagaaaaattgtggGATAATTAAGCAGCAAAACATAATAATTGCATAAATAACTTGAAAACCGAAAATCGTAGAGTAAATCAACCTCGAGTCAGACAAAAAGCAAACCGACACCATGGTAATCCTGCATCGGGTGCTCACTACTCAATCACGCTCCTTTCGACGGTTGTCAGCATTACTCCGGAGAAATTTTGCGTAATATTTTCAATCGATAATTGGGTTAGCAGGTCACATCAGTCGTAACCCCCCCGAGCCACATGACGACCCACACTAATTTGCGGCCCATCGATAGCATCAACCTAAACGTTCATTTAGACCATTAACAAAACTCCCAAAAGGCATCGAAGAAAAGGTACAGACTGCAAGAAAAACTTCCTCATTGCTGGGTTTCAAGCGGTGCCTCTTCAGCAAACTTGAAACAAACAATTATCTTTGTCTAATGCTCGACAGTCGGCTTTCGAAGTCGGAGGAGAGTACAATTGAACAGACTTTTTTTCTGTGCCAATCATCCATCCATCCGACctcttgagattttttttttacggtCGTGATTACATCATCGGTCGGTTCGAGCTTTTCGCCGAACAACGAATTgggaatagatttgtttgagctAAGCTAAGCTAGCCGGCAGCATGTAAATTTCACTTTCGCCGCGCTTGAAGCTGACGAGCGTGCATAATTTTAACTACGATGTTTATGAAAATGAAGAAGAGCATTACTGCAACAGCAGCGTCATAATCGAGCGCCTAATCGCGGCGTAACTTCGTCAAAATTTGGCACAACCGTATGACCCATAAACCGTTACAGCTTTACATCTTCATCGACACGCTGACCCACCGCGGATACCTAATTGTAATTATTGTTTGGAACTgcttaatcttttttttttttcaaagtagtGGAACATAAAGCATTTTTGGTCACGGAAAATGATGCGCGGGGATAAAAGGTTCaccaattataaaattcattttgGAAGCAAACAAATCCAATGGAACACTTGGGTTATGCCGGTAAACTCAAGCTTTGGTATATTGTGTAATAATTCTAAAAGCTTGCCCGTAAATTCTATCGAGGTTGGGTGTGTGTCAGACGGACAATTCCAATAGGTAGGGCTTAAAGTGGTTCCTGCGACCCTAAGGATATAGATAGACGCAAACGAACAATCCCCGAGCAAACGTTCGCAGCGCCTTTCTAGATATCAAAAAACCTTTTTggacatgctgattttgtcaCAACAAGCCAATTAGCATACTTTGTCTTACCAACATTAATCGATACTATCTTTTGAATGGGGACAATCTTTTCGATGTgagtacgtcttactttacaatGGGGCGTCGTTTCGAAAAGCCTGTACAAGGAagagtagaacttaatcgtaaattGTACTTAATGCAACTGTTCGCGCCGGAACACTCTCTTCGATAGCTGGGGGGGTCACAAACCAATCTGCCGTGGACCGTGGATGTGGACTGTATAGACTTCTAAATAGTTCACGGAAGCAATctctaatagttcttttgaaTATCAAAGTTTAACTCAGACTTGGTTCTGTTCGGATAAATAGGAACACTGCGTGTCACggtttgataaagactgataatttattgtgattctGCTCTGCTTTTATAGCGTTTTACTGCCTACTGTGCTATCTCACACGAGTGTTAATTCGAAATCTAGAGACAATAGGTTTCTTTATTTTGCGTTCGCAACATACCGGCCACCAATGGAATACTAATTCcattcatataaaaaaaaatgattcacaaaatataaatttttaaagCTATACTAGTTATTCATCTTCGTCATCAGATGTTATAGAATGCTCAAGAAGTTGGTTTTTGGGGTCATAACTTCTCACTGTAGGATTCGATGGAGGGTCAGAAGTTTCATCGTTGATGGGAAGTAGGCATACTTTTGATATCGGACGATCGTAGATAGCACCAGGTACCTTCACGCTTACAACGCGTACAAGTCCAACCGGACCGGGATGAACAGCGGTAACTCGAGCTAAACTCCACTTAAGCGGCGGCATATTGTCTTCCTTCAATAGCACAAGCTTTCCAACAAGCACGTTTGGATGCTGGTAGAAATTCTTTGTGCGTTGCTGTAGTTGATGAAGATAATCAGTTGACCACAGCTTCCAAAACTGATGAGACTTCCGTTGAATTGTTTGCCACAATGAAAGTCTATTACAGGGAACATCGGCAAGGTCGGGCTCCGGGATTGATTGGAGTGCTGATCCGACCAGAAAATGTCCCGGGGTTAGGGCACCCAAGTCGCTGGGGTCCTCGGATATGGCTGTTAAGGGTCGTGAATTGAGGCAGCTCTCAATCTGACAGAGAACCGTTTGCATGACTTCAAGCGTTATTGGTt
This genomic window contains:
- the LOC131428716 gene encoding uncharacterized protein LOC131428716; this encodes MTTKAVHIELVSDLSTEGFIAALRRFCARRGKPISIYCDNATNFTGAERELQSLLKQFLNQQQREKIAKHCAETSIRFQFIPARAPTFGGLWEAAVKALKYHLRRVVGFEPITLEVMQTVLCQIESCLNSRPLTAISEDPSDLGALTPGHFLVGSALQSIPEPDLADVPCNRLSLWQTIQRKSHQFWKLWSTDYLHQLQQRTKNFYQHPNVLVGKLVLLKEDNMPPLKWSLARVTAVHPGPVGLVRVVSVKVPGAIYDRPISKVCLLPINDETSDPPSNPTVRSYDPKNQLLEHSITSDDEDE